Part of the Campylobacter concisus genome, AAGGATCTCTCTCCGACACAAAAGATTGAGCTTCTAAATTTACTAAAACAAAGTCTAAATGACTATCCAAGAATCTTTAGCGGCGATACTAAATTTGAGTATATAACACTAGATACTTCGTATAAAGGCTTTACTCCAGTTAAAGCACTTTACTATGATTTGAATGCTGATTTTTTTAAAAATACAGTTTTAACTGAAATGGAAAATATACTAAAAAATGAAAGCGATCCAGATAAGCTAATAAAAGCATTTTATATGTATGATTCGCTCTTTGACAAAGACTATACAAATGTGGATTTATTTAAAATTTGGATTAGCACAAACTGGGATAAATTTGAAAAATATGGCGTTGCAAAAGATGAATTCTTAGCTCATATTGAGGCTATTTTAAAGGCAGAAAATTTAAATATAACCGCAGATACAGTTGCTCAAAGTATAGCAAATACGAGACTATCACCTGTCCAAAGAGCACAAAGACTCTACTACATACTTGAGTTCATATCATTCAAAGACGATAAATCTTTTTACGATATTAAAAAAGATGTTGAAAATTTATACACAGTAGTCCAAGAAAAAGAAGCATTTAAGCCATTTAATAAAATTTATACAAAAGAAAATTTAAGAGATTTCTTGTCAAAGCTTAGCTCAAACATAGATCAAACAGCTGGAATAGAATCTTGGCTAATGGAGACAAATTCTTCTTTAAAAGATATTAGTTCAAATGATAAGAAAGAGCTAAGCATTGCTGTAATAGAGCTTTATTTGCAAAATTATACTGATAAGTGGAGCCAAATTTTAAGAGAAATAGAACCAAATGAATTTACCACAAAAAAAGAGGTCATAGAAGAGCTTGACATCTTGTCAAAGAGAGAAAATCCTTTAAATTCTTTAATAAAATTAACTAATCAAAATACAAATTTAAATGATGAGAATTTACTAAAATATATCTATTCTCTAGGATTTGCTTCAAGTGAGATAAAGCGTGTTTTCAGTGATTTTAGTGCTAAATTTACTAACTATCATGCGTTAAATTCTAATGACTTGCTAGATATTATAAGCAATGATGTAACAAGCGTTTATAAAAAAGTTAGTGACTATAACTTCGAAATGCTTCAAAGCAACGATGATAAAATAGTTTATGCAATAAATGGTATAAAAAATGAAAACGACCCATTTGTTGTCTTAAATAATGATGCTAAGAAGCTTCCAGATGAGTTAAATGAATATTATCAAAAGTTATCGACACTTGCGTGGAAACAAGTAGAAAATGGCGCTTCAGCACTTTTATCAACAGCATATAGAGATGATGTTTTTGATGATTTTGAAAGTCTTATCAAGCCATTTTATCCATTTAATGAACAATCTCCAAAGGCTGTCAGTATAGAAGAATTTAAAAGATTCTTTGGCAAAAACGGAACTTGGAATAGCTTTTATGATAGATATCTAAAACAAATCTTAAGTAAAACCGCTGATGGTTATAAAGTAAGACCAAAATACGCAAAAGAGCTAAGATTTAGCAGAGATTTCCTTAAAAATATTGCCTATATAGACAGAATTTCAAATTTAATGCTTGATTCAAATGATGAGCTAAAATTAAATTATAATTTAAAAGCTGTCGACTTATCGGCAAATTTTAGCCATATAAATATTAGTTATTCTAATAACTCTTTGACTTATGATCATACAATTGCCTCAAATTTGATAGTTTCAAGCAAAAATTTTGATATATCAACACAGTTTAAATTCAATGCAGTTTCAAGCACTGGAAGCGAGAGAAAAGAGCTAAGCTTTGATGGAGAGTGGGGCTGGTATAAGATATTAAAAGCTTCAAATTTTAGTAGTGTTGGCGTTAGTACGCTTAATTTTGATGGTAGAAGAGATTCGTATTTTGGCTTTGAAGTAACACCAAATGGAGGAGAGCTTTTAGAGCTTATGGATATCATACCAACGATAAATTTACCAAAGAAGATGCTTTATTAAGGATAAAATATGCAACAAATAGCAGCAGTTATACAAAATTACGATAAAGCGTCAAGCTTTTCAGCTCAATTTATCATTTTTGATGAAAATGGCGGTGATATAGGCTCATTAGACACTACAAAATTTTCTTGTAATGATATGAGCGATTCAATCGCACCAAAACACGCTCATGTTGGATTTGAAGAGGGGGTTTTCACAATTTGTGGCTATAAAGATTGTGAAATTTTTTATAGTGATTCATATTCAAAGCTTCCAGATGACTATGAGAGCGTCATAAATTTGGGCGATGTCTTTAGGATAGGGGAGTTAAAATTTATATTTATAGACCCTTCTAGGATTGATGAATATATAGGAAAAGCCCATAAGATAATAGAAAATACGAAAAATTTTGACAAGCTTGATGATAAACGTTTTGAGCCAGTTGGTAAAATTTCAAATGTTGATTTTAAAGAAGAACCAAAGATAAACTCATTAATAAATGAGAAAAAAGATATCACTTTAAATGAAAATGCGCACGATGCAGTTTTAGATTTAAATGAGATAGCTCAAAATTTTAACGAAGAAGAAAATGCAAATAATCAAAATATGCTTACTGCAAAAAGCATGGATGAGCTTTTGACAAAGATAGTTGGGAGTATAAAATTGCAACCAAATATGAGCCCTATAAGTGAGCAGACTAGGACTTTAAATACAAAAGATATGGAAACAATCATGAAAACTCTTCCTCTTAGTGACTCGACAGAACTAATAAATACTGTTTTGGTTAAGCTTATATGCAAAGAGCTATATAGCCAAATGTATGATATAGTCGAGAATAACTCATTTTTTAAATATCTTTCAGGAGCCGTACTAAAAAGCACTAAGGAAGATAAGGAAGCGTTTAATTACCTATTGCATAAAGCTCTTCAAAGCTATATGTTAAAAAAGTAATGTTTTTAATAAAACAGAAAGTAAATAAAAGATAGAATAATCCAAACTTTTTAATAGGAGTAAATATGTCACAACCAGTGTATATTAAAGTAAAAGGTTCTACACAAGGACTTATTTCAAGTGGTGCTTCAACAGAAGCTAGTATAGGTAATCGCTATCAGTCAGGTCACGAAGATGAGATCATGGCTCAAGAGGTTTCTCATATAGTAACAGTTCCAACTGATCCACAAAGTGGCCAACCATCAGGTCAAAGAGTCCATAAGCCATTTAGTTTTACTACATCTTTAAACAAAGCTGTTCCACTTCTTTACAATGCTTTAACACAAGGCGAAAGACTTCCAGAGGTTGAGATCTATTGGTATAGAACATCAACTAGTGGTGGTGCTGAGCATTTCTTTACTACAAAACTAGAAGATGCAACTATAACAGATATTACTCTAGTAAGTCCAAATGCTCAAGACAAGCTAAACAGCGACAAAACAGAGCTTTTCAAAGTTTCAATGAACTATAGAAAGATAGTTTGGGAACACGTAGCTGCAGGCACAAGCGGAAGCGACGACTGGAGAGAAGCTACTAAAAAAGCTTAAAACTAACCTAGGGTTTACCCCTAGGATTAATAAAATCATCTTCTAGCTAGAAGGACACAGATGAGCCCTTTTTATCTTTATCTTTTAAATTAATATGATATGCGAAATGCGATATGAAACACCTAGTTATAATCATATTTCTCATAACATCTTTATATTCACATGAAGCAAACTGCACGGATATGCTTGGGCTCATTTTTAATAAAAATTTAAGTGACGCTGAAACGGCTAACTATATAAAATACTACATAGATGATCTTGGATGTGATACTAATGCTAGTATAAATTTACCAAATTTCACAATGAAAGCTAGTTTATTAGAATTTGCATATAGCACAAATAAGCCTAAAAGTATTGACGAGATTTTAGAGAAAGGTGCAGTACATAATGTATGGTTGGCTGGTTCAATAGGATTAGACTTTCTGCTTTTTTTCGAAGAAAATGGTGTTAAGCTAGAAGGACAGTCCCCAAGTCCTAAGTTGTTTGAATTTATTAAAACTCAAAAATATAAAGAATTTAAAGAAGAGAAATTTAAGCTAATTAAAAAACTCTTAGAACATGGACAAGACCCAAGAGGCTATATTCTTTTGCAGAAAGTACTAACGCTTGTAAATGACGAAGAGGATTTAGATAATTTATTAAAGAATAGAACTCAAAAGGAATTAGTGCAATGAAGCAATTGGCAATAATCATATTTCTCATAACATCTTTATATTCACACGAAGCAAATTGTACGGATATGTTCGCTGCTATATTTGATAAAAATGTAAGTGATGAAAATACCACTAAAATCATAGATTACTATATAGACAAGTTTAATTGCGATACGAATATAACTTTTAAAAGTAATGAACTTAGATATGAGCCAAATTTATTAGAAATCGCCTTTTTAATGAAAAAATTTAAAACTTTTGATGACCTTTTAGATAAAGGCACAAAACCAAATGGTAGATTAGCTTTTTCTATGGGATCAGAATTTTTGTTCTTTTTTCAAGATAATGGAGTTGGATTTGAGAGTAAAATACCTAGCAAGGAGCTACTAGAATTTATAAAAACTCAAAAATATAAAGAATTTAAAGAAGAGAAATTTAAATTAATTAAAAAGCAACTACAATACGGACAAGACCCTAAAGACTACAAATATTTAAAATACATTTTGAAACTCATAAATGATGAAAAAGATTTAGATAATTTACTTAATAGTTGGAAAAAATAATGGATTTCTTTAATATAAATAAAAAGAAACTTGATATAAAAAACGATAATACAAATTTAGAAGACTTTAGCGAGCAAGATAAATATACAAGAGCTAAAGATGCTATTGATGGTACTGGAAAAGCATTTGGTGCTTTAGGTTGTGGAACATGTAATGAGGTTGTTGATTTAGTGAAATCAGGTGTGGATGCTATTAATAATATACATTACAGGGAATTTAAAAGTGCTAAGCAAATGGACCAAATAGAGTGGTTTAAAAACTATCGTAATCTCACCGACACCGATATTGAAATGTTTGAAAAGGCATTACAACAAGAAGAAGAAAACGAAAAAAGATTGAAAGAGCAACAAATGGATAAAAATTTAACATCACCAACATCATCACTGACTAAGCCTGTCATGCTAGCATCCGGTAACTCAGTGGCAACAGATGGCTTTGTGGACTACGGCGTATCTAACGATACCTTCTCAACTCTTCAGATAGCAAACGAGTCAAATGATAAATTTATCGTTACACGTGCAGATATTTATGAAAATTTGGAAAGTATATTTAGCATAGAGTGCTTTGCCTATATAAATTTAGTCAAAAACCCGCTTTATGAAAATTTAGACACAATCTACAATAACGATAAAAGTTACTCAAGCATATATAAATATCTTGATAAAAGTATAAAACTAAGCATAAAAAGGCCGTCTTCAACAAATAAAAACATCATCCCAGATGGTAGCTCAAACGATATGCACTTTAGTGGAATAGTAAGCGATGTAGAGTATCTTGGCGTAGACGATGAGACTAGTACAAATATAGATAAAAAATACTTCTTTAAATTTAAGCTAACTTCACCACTATATAGACTAAGTATAAATAGAGCAAATAGAATTTATACAGACCAGAGCATTTTAGAAGTAGTAAAGGATATTTTAGCTTTTAATAAACAAAGACTAACCAAAGAGCTAGACTTCTCAAATATCAAAAATAACTACAACAAAAGAGAATTTATAGCCCAGTACAATGAGAGCGACCTAGCCTTTATAACAAGGCTTTGCCATGATAGCGGTATATATTTTTATGAAGATAATGAAAAAATTTATTTTCATGATACATTTATACTAGCTTATAGCAATCAAAATGAAAATTTTACTTCAAGTGATACAAGTAGTGGCAAGGAAGCTAGAAAAGTAAGCTTTAATGTAAATTTGAATAATAATCTAGCAACCGAACACATAAATAAAATAACAAAGAGCGAAACGCTAAAAGCAAATAGCTTTACGCACTCTTTTCAAAATACAGCTTATCCAAATGTGCTAGAGAGTAAAAATGAAAAGATATTTGACGAACAGGTAAATATCTATGATAAGCATATAAATTTAGATGAGTATTCATTTAGTGACACTAGTTTGCTTGAAGTTAGCACCTATCTTAAGAAACTAAGAAGCGATATGCTTTTAAAAGAATTTACCGCTAGCTCAAATGTATTTGCACTAAATTTAAATGACAATATCTCGGTAGCCATTGACGCTAGCAAGGGCGAATATGAGTTTAAAATAATAGCTTTAAAGCATACTTATATTGATGAGAGCGTTTTAGAAAATACCTTAAATTTAGGCGATAATGTCCCATTTAAAGATAAAAAATTTATAAGCTCATACACAAACGAAATAAGCATCATTCCAAGTAGTGTGAAATTTGTCCCAAGCTACAAGCAAAAGCCAAAAGCACCAGACATCACGCTAGGTCTTGTAGTCGGTCAAGATGGACTAAACAGCCAAAATAATACGATCCATACTGATAGCTATGGTAGGGTAAAGGTGAGGTTAAATGCTTTTAGTACGCAAGAGATAATCGATAAAGACGACGCTATCAATGCAAGCTATCACAAGAGTGCTTATCTAAGAGTGATAACGCCTATTGCTAGCAATAGCTCAGGATTTTTTGCCATACCAAGGATCGGCGATGAGGTTATCATCTCTTTTTTACAAAATGATATAGACAACCCAGTAGTAAGTGGTAGCCTATATAATGCTTCAAATACGCCACTTGTAAATGTAGATAGTAACTATCACCAAACATCTCTTAGCTCAAAAACAATTGGCGCAAATGAGACCGGCATAAACGAGATCACTTTATCAAATTTAAAAAATAAAGAGCAAATTTATGTAAAAGCAGAAAAGGACTATGACGAGCTTGTAAATAACGACTTTTCTCAAACAATACTAAACGACAAAAGCTCACAAGTGCATGGAAGTTATACTGAACGAGTAAAAAAAGCCCACATTCAGACGATAGATCTAGCAAAAAATGTAAATGTCGGAGGCGAGTATCTAACAACAGTTGGACTTTCAAAAGATACAGTAGTTGGTGTCTCAAATACGCTAAATGTAGCTGTTGATAATAACGCAAGAGTAGGCCAAGATAGTCATGAATTTGTAGGACATGATAAATTTGT contains:
- the tssM gene encoding type VI secretion system membrane subunit TssM, which produces MAFINYLRRFFVFFRFKHSTILVASIALSILFWLYAPLIAFNDVYSFASISSRVTILITFWAVILFFVLIKPLMHYLASQKDEKNNKLKEIKKESMDSFGKAKRNFMLSLKDAKTTWKKDINFKKLPLIMIMGNEGAGKSAFINYSNIEFPLSDSLDTYKKIHKSTTNFNLYISKFGALLDTEGIHFAQESLYQPTATEELPEDDVDKNRDYLLKKSIWSEFLHFLKRNDFNARLSGAVLIIDTKKFLEGTQEYFDELIRYMIKRVNDCEKHLNIKFPIYIVFSKLDLIDGMGDYFRLFNEDVANKALGINLDPNFSKQSLETELKGLSESLFKHLMSKNSISHLLEDKKRSYLFLKQLDNFFALVKDFVTKLSSQNALKNSSTINGIYFVSAYQENIPINYLTNTICDRYNIKKPLLRAVNNYSKQSYFVKSFLKEIVFKANLNKFGAQNRFIKFANFVLVAILCAGVYLGSSFILDTKNIKEQNAINNANKISSYLDGKKYKDLSPTQKIELLNLLKQSLNDYPRIFSGDTKFEYITLDTSYKGFTPVKALYYDLNADFFKNTVLTEMENILKNESDPDKLIKAFYMYDSLFDKDYTNVDLFKIWISTNWDKFEKYGVAKDEFLAHIEAILKAENLNITADTVAQSIANTRLSPVQRAQRLYYILEFISFKDDKSFYDIKKDVENLYTVVQEKEAFKPFNKIYTKENLRDFLSKLSSNIDQTAGIESWLMETNSSLKDISSNDKKELSIAVIELYLQNYTDKWSQILREIEPNEFTTKKEVIEELDILSKRENPLNSLIKLTNQNTNLNDENLLKYIYSLGFASSEIKRVFSDFSAKFTNYHALNSNDLLDIISNDVTSVYKKVSDYNFEMLQSNDDKIVYAINGIKNENDPFVVLNNDAKKLPDELNEYYQKLSTLAWKQVENGASALLSTAYRDDVFDDFESLIKPFYPFNEQSPKAVSIEEFKRFFGKNGTWNSFYDRYLKQILSKTADGYKVRPKYAKELRFSRDFLKNIAYIDRISNLMLDSNDELKLNYNLKAVDLSANFSHINISYSNNSLTYDHTIASNLIVSSKNFDISTQFKFNAVSSTGSERKELSFDGEWGWYKILKASNFSSVGVSTLNFDGRRDSYFGFEVTPNGGELLELMDIIPTINLPKKMLY
- a CDS encoding Hcp family type VI secretion system effector codes for the protein MSQPVYIKVKGSTQGLISSGASTEASIGNRYQSGHEDEIMAQEVSHIVTVPTDPQSGQPSGQRVHKPFSFTTSLNKAVPLLYNALTQGERLPEVEIYWYRTSTSGGAEHFFTTKLEDATITDITLVSPNAQDKLNSDKTELFKVSMNYRKIVWEHVAAGTSGSDDWREATKKA
- a CDS encoding type VI secretion system Vgr family protein; this translates as MDFFNINKKKLDIKNDNTNLEDFSEQDKYTRAKDAIDGTGKAFGALGCGTCNEVVDLVKSGVDAINNIHYREFKSAKQMDQIEWFKNYRNLTDTDIEMFEKALQQEEENEKRLKEQQMDKNLTSPTSSLTKPVMLASGNSVATDGFVDYGVSNDTFSTLQIANESNDKFIVTRADIYENLESIFSIECFAYINLVKNPLYENLDTIYNNDKSYSSIYKYLDKSIKLSIKRPSSTNKNIIPDGSSNDMHFSGIVSDVEYLGVDDETSTNIDKKYFFKFKLTSPLYRLSINRANRIYTDQSILEVVKDILAFNKQRLTKELDFSNIKNNYNKREFIAQYNESDLAFITRLCHDSGIYFYEDNEKIYFHDTFILAYSNQNENFTSSDTSSGKEARKVSFNVNLNNNLATEHINKITKSETLKANSFTHSFQNTAYPNVLESKNEKIFDEQVNIYDKHINLDEYSFSDTSLLEVSTYLKKLRSDMLLKEFTASSNVFALNLNDNISVAIDASKGEYEFKIIALKHTYIDESVLENTLNLGDNVPFKDKKFISSYTNEISIIPSSVKFVPSYKQKPKAPDITLGLVVGQDGLNSQNNTIHTDSYGRVKVRLNAFSTQEIIDKDDAINASYHKSAYLRVITPIASNSSGFFAIPRIGDEVIISFLQNDIDNPVVSGSLYNASNTPLVNVDSNYHQTSLSSKTIGANETGINEITLSNLKNKEQIYVKAEKDYDELVNNDFSQTILNDKSSQVHGSYTERVKKAHIQTIDLAKNVNVGGEYLTTVGLSKDTVVGVSNTLNVAVDNNARVGQDSHEFVGHDKFVEVKSNLNTTIHNDEMREIKGTKEQNIDGGYKLNSQKGINEFSNEHIVLQANSYIDINAKSNFTTKTAAQHTEIADSKFSNIETTYEVNAKDKIIHQVGSTKVTIEGSSVVIEVAGVKAIFDSRGLRVIGGDIKAL